One Nerophis ophidion isolate RoL-2023_Sa linkage group LG23, RoL_Noph_v1.0, whole genome shotgun sequence genomic window carries:
- the junbb gene encoding junB proto-oncogene, AP-1 transcription factor subunit b — translation MSTKMEQPFYHDDSFLAAYGHSDAAMHDYKLLKQNMNLNLTEPYRSLKSQLRADTDLYQGGQQQQDVGTLRLASPELERLIIQNSNGVITTPTPGQYFYNRGITDEQEGFAEGFVKALDELHKMNQMPPANVSIGAGGITACPAAASSVFGAALQPEPPIYTTLNAYCPSTGLSSAAPSYPTATISYLPPHQQSHSQTAFQSPHPASLHPPRLVALKEEPQTVPDLLSSDGSPPMSPIDLETQERIKAERKRLRNRLAATKCRRRKLERIARLEEKVKGLKSDNAGLSSTASVLRDQVAQLKQRVLTHVSSGCQLMLTSKMEAF, via the coding sequence ATGTCCACAAAGATGGAACAGCCTTTTTATCATGATGACTCTTTCCTGGCGGCTTACGGCCACTCCGATGCCGCCATGCACGACTACAAGCTGCTAAAGCAGAATATGAATTTGAACTTGACAGAGCCCTATCGCAGCCTGAAGTCGCAGCTGAGGGCCGACACGGACCTGTACCAGGGCGGGCAGCAGCAGCAGGACGTCGGCACGCTGAGGCTCGCCTCCCCGGAGCTGGAGCGGCTCATCATCCAGAACAGTAACGGTGTCATCACCACCCCCACCCCGGGGCAATACTTCTACAACCGGGGCATCACGGATGAGCAGGAGGGCTTCGCGGAGGGCTTCGTCAAAGCCCTGGACGAGCTGCACAAGATGAACCAGATGCCCCCCGCGAACGTGTCGATCGGAGCCGGTGGGATTACAGCCTGCCCGGCAGCGGCCTCTAGCGTCTTCGGCGCCGCGCTGCAGCCCGAGCCGCCCATCTACACCACGCTGAACGCGTACTGCCCGAGCACCGGGCTCTCGTCCGCCGCCCCCAGCTACCCGACGGCCACCATCAGCTACCTGCCGCCCCACCAGCAGAGCCACTCGCAGACCGCGTTCCAGAGCCCGCACCCGGCCTCCCTCCACCCGCCGCGGCTCGTCGCCCTCAAGGAGGAGCCTCAGACCGTCCCGGACCTCCTGAGCAGCGACGGCTCGCCGCCCATGTCCCCCATCGACCTGGAGACCCAGGAGCGCATCAAGGCGGAGCGCAAGCGGCTGCGGAACCGGCTGGCGGCCACCAAGTGCCGGCGGCGGAAGCTGGAGCGTATCGCCCGGCTGGAGGAGAAGGTGAAGGGGCTGAAGAGCGACAACGCAGGCCTGTCCAGCACCGCCTCGGTGCTCCGGGACCAGGTGGCGCAGCTCAAGCAGAGGGTCCTCACCCACGTCAGCAGCGGCTGTCAGCTCATGCTCACCAGCAAGATGGAGGCGTTttaa